AAAAAGTATGATAGTCGCTTGGTGCTGCTATCAGTAGTAGAATCTGCGGACTCAGAAGATGAGCCTGGTGCTGACATGATGGCGTCCCCTGATGCTGTAGCCCAACTGCTCAAAAATGCGCAATCACTGTTTACAGAGCAAGGTATTTCAGCAGATACAATCGAACGCGAGGGTAAGCCTGCGTTTGTCATTTGCGATGTAGCAGACGAGATTGAGGCAAATTTAATTATTATGGGCTGCCGTGGATTGGGATTAACCGAAGAAGGTGCGACAGATAGTGTTACTAATCGAGTTATCAATCTTTCTCCCTGTCCAGTGTTGATCGTTCCTTAAAAGCGATTAGCGATTAGCAATTAGTGGTTAGCGCTTTATTTATTTGGGACGGAGTTTATTTTGAAAGACTTTAGACAGTTAAAAATATGGGAGAAAGCACACGCTCTAACGCTAGCAGTTTACCAAGCGACGCGAGTATTTCCTAAAGAGGAATTGTACGGATTGACAAGCCAAATGCGTCGTGCTTGCGTTTCAATTCCTGCTAATATTGCGGAAGGATGTGGTAGGAAAGGAGAAGCAGAATTAGCTCGCTTCTTGCAAATCTCTATGGGTTCAGCTAGTGAGCTAGAGTACTACCTGTTTCTGTCTAGGGATCTTCACTTACTGACAAGCCAAGAATACGAAAACTTAGCAAAAGCTCTAAGTGAGCTAAAGCGAATGTTAAATTCATTCATCCAAAAGCTTATTGTCTAGTGTTTGCTAATTGCTAACAGCTAACCGCTAACCGCTAAAAATGACAACTCCCTCGATCCAATGGTACCCAGGTCACATTGCTAAAGCTGAAAAGGCACTCAAAGAACAGCTAAAGCTTGTTGATGTTGTGCTGGAAGTACGTGATGCGCGAATTCCTTTAGCGACACATCATCCGCAAGTCAAAGAGTGGGTGGGGAATAAAACGCGGGTTTTGGTATTGAACCGCATTGATATGATTCAACCACAAGCACAGCGAATGTGGACGCAGTGGTTCAGAGAACAGGGAGAAGAACCGTATTTTACAAATGCGCAAAAAGGTGATGGTGTCATTGCCATTGCTAAAGCAGCACAAGCTGCAGGAGTAGCAGTGAATCAACGACGACGCGATCGCGGTATGTTACCACGCCCTGTACGGGCTGTTGTCATTGGTTTTCCGAATGTTGGGAAATCAGCACTGATTAATCGGCTATTGAAGCGTAAAGTTGTCGAAAGTGCGGCGCGTGCTGGTGTGACGCGACAGTTACGCTGGGTGCGCATTTCGGATCAACTAGAATTACTAGATGCACCTGGGGTGATTCCAGCGAAGTTGAATAACCAACAAGCCGCTTTTAAGTTAGCGATTTGCGATGATATTGGTGATGCATCATATGATAATCAACGTGTCGCAGCTACTTTAGTTGACTTGCTCAAGTCTTTGACTGTCACCGCACCAGAATTATTTCCCGAAGATCCTCTACAGCGCTACAAACTCGATCCTACTTTGTTTACTGGTGAAGCTTATATCTATACCTTGGCACATCAACGCTATCAAGGTGATGTTGAGCGCACGGCACGATCACTCTTGACAGATTTCCGTAAAGGTGCATTAGGAGCAATTTCTTTAGAGTTGCCACCAGATTAGAACTTTTGGCTTTATTGCTGATAACTCTAAAAATCAATCAGCGGTTCGACTATCTCAACAATATTACATGCTGAGTTCCTTATACCAGATCTGTTTTATTACACAGCACAACCTACGAGAGTGATTCTCGCAAAATTGCTAACTTTTCTGGCAAAACTTGGTAATAGATCCACGTCCCACGTCGCTCTCGTTTTAGCAAAC
The sequence above is drawn from the Gloeocapsopsis sp. IPPAS B-1203 genome and encodes:
- a CDS encoding universal stress protein — protein: MFKTVLFPIDQSRDAREAAEVVADVVKKYDSRLVLLSVVESADSEDEPGADMMASPDAVAQLLKNAQSLFTEQGISADTIEREGKPAFVICDVADEIEANLIIMGCRGLGLTEEGATDSVTNRVINLSPCPVLIVP
- a CDS encoding four helix bundle protein — protein: MKDFRQLKIWEKAHALTLAVYQATRVFPKEELYGLTSQMRRACVSIPANIAEGCGRKGEAELARFLQISMGSASELEYYLFLSRDLHLLTSQEYENLAKALSELKRMLNSFIQKLIV
- the ylqF gene encoding ribosome biogenesis GTPase YlqF — protein: MTTPSIQWYPGHIAKAEKALKEQLKLVDVVLEVRDARIPLATHHPQVKEWVGNKTRVLVLNRIDMIQPQAQRMWTQWFREQGEEPYFTNAQKGDGVIAIAKAAQAAGVAVNQRRRDRGMLPRPVRAVVIGFPNVGKSALINRLLKRKVVESAARAGVTRQLRWVRISDQLELLDAPGVIPAKLNNQQAAFKLAICDDIGDASYDNQRVAATLVDLLKSLTVTAPELFPEDPLQRYKLDPTLFTGEAYIYTLAHQRYQGDVERTARSLLTDFRKGALGAISLELPPD